From Portunus trituberculatus isolate SZX2019 chromosome 37, ASM1759143v1, whole genome shotgun sequence, one genomic window encodes:
- the LOC123514122 gene encoding uncharacterized protein LOC123514122, with protein sequence MWRNEAFQFTCLPQGLSSAPRTFTKLLKPVLAHLRKLGITVSCYIDDCIFIAASIGELKDNVRYAVQLFDSVGLTVNLSKSVLVPMQEVEFLGILLNSLEMTATLPLRRKDGIKKQDGLLLKGDTTLYDLAAFIGLAVASDPAVTLAPLRYKYLEIIRNKELVKNKGNYLVKITLDDHAKELITWWVCNIDSQSKSLRSCHPRWEVKTDACLTGWGAVCGIDRTGDHWAQEELDHINCLELKAILLELKSLCKDHSHTGISIRSDNATVIAYLTRGGSTKFGLNSIDLFASGINTQVPTYVSWKPDPNAAYTNAFTMDWNDKSLYALPPFSVIGKMLKKIQEDKATVIYILPLWPMQIWFPLALQLLAETPLLLPRELLVLPQDPGFKHPQATKLKMTSMILSGNRLRTRAFQRRLPDFSLRSWRRSTKLQYGPHISRWVSVCVSRKIYPILPPLNFLLEFLLLEFKREKGRGYSTMNTIRSATSAIATIADRPAGQHPLVR encoded by the exons ATGTGGAGAAATGAAGCCTTTCAGTTCACTTGCTTGCCTCAGGGATTGTCTTCTGCCCCCCGCACCTTCACAAAATTATTAAAACCTGTTTTGGCCCACTTACGGAAACTAGGGATTACAGTCTCTTGTTACATAGATGACTGCATTTTCATTGCAGCCTCAATCGGAGAGCTGAAAGACAATGTAAGGTATGCTGTACAACTTTTTGACTCTGTGGGGCTGACAGTTAACTTGAGTAAGTCTGTTCTCGTTCCCATGCAAGAAGTAGAGTTTCTTGGTATTCTTCTTAATTCCTTAGAGATGACTGCTACTTTACCATTACGAAGGAAAGATGGCATTAAAAAGCAGGACGGCTTACTGCTTAAGGGAGACACTACTTTATATGATTTAGCGGCCTTTATCGGACTTGCTGTTGCGTCCGATCCTGCAGTTACTTTAGCTCCTCTCAGATACAAATACTTGGAGATTATCAGAAACAAGGAATTGGTTAAGAACAAAGGCAATTACTTAGTGAAGATTACTCTGGATGATCATGCCAAGGAGTTGATTACCTGGTGGGTCTGCAATATAGACTCTCAATCTAAGTCTCTTCGTTCTTGTCACCCTCGGTGGGAGGTAAAGACTGATGCTTGTTTAACTGGCTGGGGTGCAGTATGTGGTATTGACAGAACAGGGGATCATTGGGCACAGGAAGAGTTAGACCATATCAACTGCCTGGAACTTAAGGCCATTTTACTGGAATTAAAGTCTTTGTGTAAGGATCATAGTCACACAGGAATATCTATAAGATCAGATAATGCTACAGTTATTGCTTACTTGACTCGGGGTGGTAGTACAAAGTTCGGCCTCAATA GTATAGATCTGTTTGCGTCGGGAATCAACACTCAAGTTCCGACTTATGTCTCCTGGAAGCCAGACCCTAATGCTGCATATACAAATGCCTTCACAATGGATTGGAATGATAAGAGCCTGTATGCTTTGCCACCTTTCAGTGTCATTGGCAAGATGTTAAAGAAGATTCAGGAGGACAAGGCTACTGTGATCTATATCCTACCTCTTTGGCCAATGCAGATTTGGTTCCCTCTAGCACTGCAGTTGTTGGCAGAGACCCCACTCCTTCTCCCTCGGGAGCTCCTGGTGTTGCCACAAGACCCGGGCTTCAAGCACCCCCAGGCAACCAAATTGAAAATGACATCGATGATCCTCTCTGGCAATCGCTTAAGAACCAGGGCCTTTCAGAGGAGGTTGCCAGATTTCTCCTTAAGGTCATGGAGACGAAGCACTAAACTGCAGTATGGACCACATATCAGTAGATGGGTGTCAGTTTGTGTCAGCAGGAAAATTTATCCTATTTTGCCACCTTTAAATTTCCTGCTGGAATTTTTATTACTTGAgtttaagagagaaaagggacggGGCTATAGCACCATGAATACCATTCGTTCTGCCACTTCTGCAATTGCTACTATTGCTGACAGACCAGCAGGCCAGCATCCCTTAGTGAGATGA